The genomic interval TTGTATGGGCAAAATAAGGGCGAATGCACCTATTAATTTGGCTGTTCCTAATTCAACCCTGAAATAGTCAGGAAATCCCAAACGTTTAAATTCTTCTGCAATCATTGGATTAGTAAAATACATGATGCCGGCAATTAATCCCGATAATGCAACCAAACTCGTTGCGGTCCAGTAAACTATTTTATCTCTTTTCATGTCACAAAAGTATCCGTTATCAATCTTAACGGAACGGACCAATGAAGCAAATATCCAGACAATTCAATCAACTTTTGATTTACTTACAAACTGAACTGGTGTTTTAAATTCCGTCTCATATAGATAGCCTGGTGTTAAACACGCCCGTATAGGCTCTCAGGATAATGGCAGGTCGAAATGATAATTTATTTAAATGCAAAAAACATCCGGCTGCTATTTCGAGCAAACCGGATGTTTTTGTTTTAAACAATATATCTACCCCTCATAAACCACAAGCGCCTCGGTAGTCTGTGGTTTTTCCTTTTTCCCAAACCGGACAACTAGTCTCTCAATGATCAGGTACATAGATGGTACAACAAACAAGGTCAGTATCATTGAACTTGTCAGGCCGCCGATGATTACCCAGGCCATTCCGTTTTTGATTTCTGAACCTGCTCCGCTTGCCAGTGCGATTGGAAGCATACCCAGGATCATCGCCAGTGTGGTCATCAGGATTGGACGGAGCCTTTCTTTGCCCGCTTCGATCAGCGCGTCATGCGCCGAATGTCCTTTTGCTTTCAGTTCATTGGTAAAATCCACGATCAGAATGGCGTTTTTAGAAACCAGGCCGAGCAGCATAATTACCCCGATGATCGAGAAGACGTTGAGCGTTTCCATGGACAAGGCAAGTGCCAGAAATGCGCCGATTAAAGCAACAGGAATAGAGAACAGAACGACAAACGGATAGATCAGACTTTCGTAAAGCGCTACCATAATCAGGTACACAAGCAATACGGCCGTAATTAATGCCAGCGCCAGGCTGCCAAATGCATCGCCCTGATTCTTGGTATCTCCCAGATATTCAATGGTTACACCTTCCGGTAATTCGATTTTGGCCGCTTTCGCCGCTATTTCATCGGATACTGAACCAACCGGCCTTCCTACTACATATGCATTTACAGTAATGGCACTCAGACGGTTGTTACGCTGCAAAACACTTTCTCCCAATCCATCACCGACCTCTGCAAACTGGCTCAACACAAAACTTTGACCGTCTGTATTGGTAAAAGACAGATTTTTCACATTGCTGATATTCGAGCGGTTGTATTGATCCAAACCGATTTTAATATCATATTCATTGCCCGACTGCTTGAATTTGCTCTGGTCATTTCCGCTGAAAGCGTTTTGAAGCGCTGCACCAACCTGGCTTGCATCAAGTCCCAGAAGTGTCATCTTTTCGCGGTTCAGTTTTACTTCTACTTCCTGTTTCTGGTTCTTGACTGATAATTCAACGAACTGTGTCCCGGCAATGCTGGCGATCGTTTCTTTATACTGATTTGCCACTTTACGTACATTTTCAAGGTTAACACCTTTTACAGCTACCTGGATCGGAGCGGCACTCTGGCCCGTTATGCTCGTTGCAGCCGTAGTCACTTTCACGCCCGGAATGACTGCACTGATTTCTTTCTGCATCCTGAGCCCAAATTCCGCCGGGGTAAAATTCCTTTCCTTTTTATCTACTAAACTAACTGTAATGTCGGCCAGATTTCCGTTATTAGACGCACCTGAAACACTGCCGGATACAAATCCGACACTTGAAAATACGTTGACCACCTCCGGTTTTTTCATGATCAATTCTTCAACCTGCTGCGTGGCCATATTGGTTTGGTAAATACTGGCCGACGGATCCAGTTCCAGCTTGATAACCAGCTCACCCTGATCACCCGACGGCATGAATGTGGCGCCGATAAAACCTTTTCCCACAAGCATTAAAGATCCGACAATGAGGACAATCACGCCTGATAGCAGATAGCGTTTTTTATGTAATACAATTTCTAGCAGATAAGCATAACCGGCAATTAACTGGTTGATTAAACTTTCAAAACCCAGGTTAATTTTGCCCCACAAAGTCTTGGGATCCATCACTTCCACTTTTCCAAAACGGCTTGCCAAAAGCGGTGTTACGGTAAAGGAAACGAACAAACTCATCAGCGTAGATATCACCACAACCAGTGCAAACTCGCGCAGGATCATACCGATAATCCCTCCTGAAAGTGATAACGGAAGAAATACAACCACGTCCACCAATGTAATGGCAAGAGCTGTAAACCCGATTTCACTACGACCTTCCAGCGCAGCAGTCATCCTGTCTTTTCCCATTTCCAAATGCCGGTAAATATTCTCCAAAACCACAATCGAGTCATCGACCAGAATCCCGACCACCAGCGAAAGCGCCATCAAAGTCATCAGATTCAACGAAAAACCAAGAAAATACATGGCAATGAAAGTCGGGATGATCGAGCATGGAAGCGCGATCAATACAAACATCGAACTTCTCACACTGTGCAAAAATGCGAGCATGACAAGCCCGACAATAATAATGGCCAATACCAGATCTTCCATCACCGCATGGGCAGATGCAAGCGTATATGTACTCTGGTCGTTGGTAACCTGAAACTTCACATTCTCGGATTTATACTGACTTTCCAGTTTAAGGAATTCTTCTTTTACCAGCCGGCTTACGTCCACCGCATTGGCATCCGTTTGTTTGATCAGCTGCACTCCTATCGAAGGAATACCGTTTACATGACTGATGGCTGTTGTTTTGGCAGTAGCGTCTACTACTTCTGCCACGTTTTCAAGATAAATGGTTCCGCCCCGCATGTCTTTGGCAACGATCAGTTTTCTGATCTGGTTTAAGGAAGTCACGTTAGCATCATAGCGGATCGAGAACTGTTGGTTTTTGGTTTCAATCTGTCCGGCCGGGAATGACTGGTTGCCTTTTGCAACTGCCTGGGTAATCTGGTCTATACTTAAATTATAGCCTTTTAATCTGGCCTGATCTATATTAACCTGAATTTGCCTTTCGTCACCGCCAATGATATTGACCTGGCCTACTCCCTGAAGATTTTGCAAAAGCGGCCGCACCTGCAAATCCATCAGATCATACAATTCCCTGGGTGAAAGTTTTGAGGTGACACCCGCCTGGATCACCGGCGTTTCTTCCAGACTGATCTTGTTTACGAGTGGCTTATCGATACCATCCGGTAATTCATTTTGCGCCTGGTCGGCTTTACGCTGAATATCGCGTTCTGCTTTGTCCACATCCGCACTGGCTTTCAGTGTTACGGTAATTTGTGATACGCCTTCCTGGGAAGTTGAAGTGATCTGGTCAAGCCCCTCAATAGAAGCAAATGCATCTTCGAGTTTTTTGGTAACCGTGCTTTCAACTTCTGCCGCGCCTGCACCCGGATAAATAGTGCTTACACTCACCACATTGACAGCAATATTGGGAAGCAGTTTGTAATTCAAAAGGAAGTAACTCTGTACACCAAAAAGAATGAGCACAGTAAATATTACGACGATTAATAGTGGCCGTTTGACGGCT from Dyadobacter sp. NIV53 carries:
- a CDS encoding DoxX family protein, which translates into the protein MKRDKIVYWTATSLVALSGLIAGIMYFTNPMIAEEFKRLGFPDYFRVELGTAKLIGAFALILPIQANRFKEWAYAGFTIVFISAGTAHIVVDGMSAAIGPLINLLLLVISYVYFNKLAIYRAIPD
- a CDS encoding efflux RND transporter permease subunit, whose protein sequence is MSVSEIAVKRPLLIVVIFTVLILFGVQSYFLLNYKLLPNIAVNVVSVSTIYPGAGAAEVESTVTKKLEDAFASIEGLDQITSTSQEGVSQITVTLKASADVDKAERDIQRKADQAQNELPDGIDKPLVNKISLEETPVIQAGVTSKLSPRELYDLMDLQVRPLLQNLQGVGQVNIIGGDERQIQVNIDQARLKGYNLSIDQITQAVAKGNQSFPAGQIETKNQQFSIRYDANVTSLNQIRKLIVAKDMRGGTIYLENVAEVVDATAKTTAISHVNGIPSIGVQLIKQTDANAVDVSRLVKEEFLKLESQYKSENVKFQVTNDQSTYTLASAHAVMEDLVLAIIIVGLVMLAFLHSVRSSMFVLIALPCSIIPTFIAMYFLGFSLNLMTLMALSLVVGILVDDSIVVLENIYRHLEMGKDRMTAALEGRSEIGFTALAITLVDVVVFLPLSLSGGIIGMILREFALVVVISTLMSLFVSFTVTPLLASRFGKVEVMDPKTLWGKINLGFESLINQLIAGYAYLLEIVLHKKRYLLSGVIVLIVGSLMLVGKGFIGATFMPSGDQGELVIKLELDPSASIYQTNMATQQVEELIMKKPEVVNVFSSVGFVSGSVSGASNNGNLADITVSLVDKKERNFTPAEFGLRMQKEISAVIPGVKVTTAATSITGQSAAPIQVAVKGVNLENVRKVANQYKETIASIAGTQFVELSVKNQKQEVEVKLNREKMTLLGLDASQVGAALQNAFSGNDQSKFKQSGNEYDIKIGLDQYNRSNISNVKNLSFTNTDGQSFVLSQFAEVGDGLGESVLQRNNRLSAITVNAYVVGRPVGSVSDEIAAKAAKIELPEGVTIEYLGDTKNQGDAFGSLALALITAVLLVYLIMVALYESLIYPFVVLFSIPVALIGAFLALALSMETLNVFSIIGVIMLLGLVSKNAILIVDFTNELKAKGHSAHDALIEAGKERLRPILMTTLAMILGMLPIALASGAGSEIKNGMAWVIIGGLTSSMILTLFVVPSMYLIIERLVVRFGKKEKPQTTEALVVYEG